Genomic segment of bacterium:
GCTAGAACGAGGCGCTCGTCTGCGTGCTCCCATCGCTACTCAACGTCAAGGTCATCGACTGACCCGCGACCGGCGTACCGGTGGTCCCGATCGCGGTTGCGACAACGCTCGCCGCCGTGCCCGTGCCCACGGAGTACGTCCAGTTGGCGTTGCCCGGTTGGGTAAAACCGATCGACGGAAGCGTCCCGTTCACGAACGTGTTGTACTGCTGGTAGTAGGCCCACTCCATCGTTTTGATCTCCTGCAGTGCGTTGCTGGCCTCGGCCTTGTAGGCCTTCTGGCGAGCACCCAGGTACAGCGGCACCGCCGCCGCGATCAGAATGCCGATGATCGCGAGGACGACAACCAACTCGATTAGGGTGAAGCCCCGATCTTCCTGCCGGAT
This window contains:
- a CDS encoding prepilin-type N-terminal cleavage/methylation domain-containing protein: MFEWLHEKIRQEDRGFTLIELVVVLAIIGILIAAAVPLYLGARQKAYKAEASNALQEIKTMEWAYYQQYNTFVNGTLPSIGFTQPGNANWTYSVGTGTAASVVATAIGTTGTPVAGQSMTLTLSSDGSTQTSASF